The following coding sequences lie in one Apium graveolens cultivar Ventura unplaced genomic scaffold, ASM990537v1 ctg8187, whole genome shotgun sequence genomic window:
- the LOC141704724 gene encoding WD repeat-containing protein GTS1-like produces MAVSLSTNTVKLYSPSTGQFIGECSKRHNSTINEIMFSGDILHSCSSDGTIRAWDTRSFQEISCISAGPSEEVFCFSFGGVGDSLLAAGCKSQILFWDWRNKKQVACLQESHMDDVTQVVTVYSICTCYEW; encoded by the exons ATGGCGGTTTCGTTATCGACCAACACAGTGAAGTTATATTCGCCGTCTACGGGTCAATTTATTGGGGAATGTAGTAAACGTCATAATTCTACTATTAATGAAATTATGTTTTCGGGTGATATTTTGCATTCTTGTTCTTCTGATGGGACAATTCGAGCTTGGGATACTCGGTCGTTTCAGGAG ATATCGTGTATAAGTGCTGGACCATCTGAGGAGGTGTTTTGTTTCTCGTTTGGTGGAGTTGGTGATAGTCTTCTTGCTGCAGGTTGCAAGTCCCAG ATACTCTTTTGGGACTGGAGAAACAAGAAACAGGTTGCCTGCTTGCAGGAATCCCATATGGATGATGTCACTCAGGTAGTTACAGTTTACAGTATATGTACATGTTATGAGTGGTAA